From Trichocoleus desertorum ATA4-8-CV12, a single genomic window includes:
- a CDS encoding catalase, whose amino-acid sequence MLIPKPYIRYSQTVEVKQPDEERLIHEIVDSVARQGQKVFDKHRHAMRGAHAKSHGGLKGELRIYDNLPAHLAQGLFRQPRTYPVMIRFSTVPGDIMPDGLSCFRGIAIKVIDVAGPKLLETEPDAVTQDFLMINSPVFPSGTIARFLPELLDDN is encoded by the coding sequence ATGCTCATCCCCAAACCATACATCCGTTACTCCCAAACTGTAGAAGTCAAGCAACCCGACGAGGAGCGGCTGATTCACGAAATTGTTGATTCCGTTGCCCGGCAGGGGCAGAAGGTGTTTGACAAGCATCGCCATGCCATGCGTGGGGCTCATGCCAAGAGTCATGGCGGACTGAAGGGGGAACTGAGGATCTACGACAACTTGCCTGCCCATCTCGCGCAGGGATTGTTTCGCCAACCCCGCACTTATCCGGTGATGATTCGCTTCTCAACCGTTCCCGGTGACATCATGCCGGATGGTCTATCTTGCTTTCGCGGCATCGCCATCAAGGTCATTGACGTGGCAGGACCGAAACTCCTGGAGACGGAACCTGATGCCGTAACTCAAGACTTTTTGATGATCAACAGTCCGGTTTTTCCATCGGGCACTATTGCTCGCTTTCTCCCAGAACTGTTGGACGACAATTAA
- a CDS encoding YdiU family protein: protein MSYPSKPSAEPCVTTFDEFVQLADYSLMDTLNADPDATGDGDDHRARQVFSGHFVPVTPTPLADPEYVAHSRTFFKELGLSDGLALNEKFRRVFSGDLSAAHEPMRQVGWATGYALSIYGTEYTQQCPFGTGNGYGDGRAISVFEGIIHGQRWEMQLKGGGPTPYCRGADGRAVLRSSVREFLAQDYMQALGVPTSRSLTLYVSKSETVTRPWYSQDSYSIDPDVLVDNPVAISTRVAPSFLRVGQLELFARRTRSNAHPKALEELSMIVSHLIEREYKSDINQSLGFADQLVELAKLFRQRLTSLVANWLRVGYCQGNFNSDNCAAGGFTLDYGPFGFCEKFDPWFQPWTGGGEHFSFFNQPIAAEANYYMFWKAVRLLLTEDAEALEQFEQVGLGFSEAMQKQIQKMWADKLGLTEYHPKLFEKLMQLMTDSKVDYTIFFRELSHIPDDISALKKSFYVKTSPQLDEQWQSWLKSWRDLVINDGNLAEISTKMKQTNPKYTWREWLIAPAYQQAMQGDYTLVKELQEVLSYPYDEQSQDVEDKYYRLRPKAFFNTGGVSHYSCSS, encoded by the coding sequence ATGTCGTATCCATCTAAACCCTCTGCTGAGCCTTGTGTAACGACCTTCGATGAGTTTGTGCAATTGGCGGATTATTCTCTGATGGATACCTTAAATGCCGATCCTGATGCCACTGGAGATGGTGATGATCACCGGGCCCGCCAGGTTTTTTCTGGTCATTTCGTACCTGTGACACCCACGCCGCTTGCAGACCCAGAATATGTAGCTCATAGCCGCACTTTTTTTAAGGAACTTGGGTTGAGCGATGGACTGGCGCTTAATGAAAAATTTCGCCGTGTATTTTCTGGTGATCTCTCTGCTGCCCATGAGCCGATGCGTCAGGTGGGCTGGGCGACGGGTTATGCCCTGTCGATTTATGGCACCGAATATACCCAACAATGTCCATTCGGTACGGGTAATGGTTATGGCGATGGTCGAGCGATATCTGTATTTGAAGGAATCATCCATGGACAGCGCTGGGAAATGCAATTGAAAGGGGGTGGCCCAACGCCTTATTGCCGGGGTGCCGACGGGCGCGCTGTCCTGCGGTCAAGTGTGCGTGAGTTTCTAGCGCAAGACTATATGCAAGCGTTAGGTGTGCCAACATCGCGCTCTTTGACACTGTATGTTTCTAAATCTGAGACCGTTACCCGGCCTTGGTATTCTCAAGACTCCTACTCTATTGACCCTGATGTTTTGGTGGACAATCCTGTGGCCATTTCAACTCGCGTTGCACCCTCCTTTTTGCGCGTTGGTCAGCTAGAGTTATTTGCCCGCCGCACTCGCAGCAATGCTCATCCAAAAGCATTAGAAGAGTTGAGCATGATAGTGTCGCACTTAATTGAGCGAGAGTACAAAAGCGACATTAATCAAAGCCTTGGTTTTGCCGATCAATTAGTTGAGTTGGCTAAGCTATTTCGCCAGCGTCTCACTTCACTGGTGGCTAATTGGCTACGTGTTGGTTATTGCCAGGGTAATTTTAACAGTGACAACTGCGCTGCTGGAGGCTTTACCCTAGACTATGGACCCTTTGGATTTTGTGAAAAATTTGACCCTTGGTTTCAACCTTGGACTGGTGGCGGCGAGCACTTTTCATTCTTCAATCAGCCCATTGCAGCAGAAGCAAATTATTACATGTTTTGGAAAGCAGTGAGACTGCTACTTACAGAAGATGCTGAAGCGTTAGAACAGTTCGAACAAGTAGGCCTCGGCTTTTCAGAAGCCATGCAAAAACAAATCCAAAAAATGTGGGCGGACAAACTTGGCTTGACTGAATATCACCCAAAGCTATTTGAAAAATTAATGCAGTTAATGACTGACTCAAAGGTAGATTACACCATTTTCTTCCGCGAGTTATCCCATATACCAGATGATATCTCAGCATTGAAAAAAAGCTTCTACGTTAAAACTTCACCACAACTCGATGAACAATGGCAATCTTGGTTAAAAAGCTGGCGCGACCTCGTCATTAACGACGGCAATTTGGCTGAGATATCAACAAAGATGAAACAGACGAACCCAAAATACACATGGCGAGAGTGGTTGATTGCCCCTGCCTACCAACAAGCCATGCAGGGTGACTATACTTTAGTTAAAGAGTTGCAAGAAGTCCTTAGCTATCCATATGATGAGCAATCACAAGACGTAGAAGATAAATACTATCGTCTAAGACCTAAGGCGTTTTTTAACACGGGTGGCGTGTCGCACTATAGCTGTTCATCTTGA
- a CDS encoding N-formylglutamate amidohydrolase: MPTPFLLHLPTTQAIPVIASLPHSGLLIPKDMANSLETPYQQYLPNQDWHLDKLYDFLPSLGITVLQSLYSRYVVDLNRSLQEPLFGNFWQSVTAEKTAFNASLYQTLPSREEIEQRVEQYYRPYHQQLQRLLNKQIEQFGNVYLLDLHSFLGLIEDEICLGNGNSSTCSEPFISIVETAFCSQGYQVVRNKVFSGGYITRHYSHMPQVEALQIEVRYPVYLDTNQLGHSSVPDWQVPEFDRAKHKLKVIFEQIVDAVIAAQPHRSR; encoded by the coding sequence ATGCCAACTCCTTTTCTGCTTCATTTGCCAACTACTCAAGCTATTCCTGTCATCGCCAGTCTGCCTCACAGTGGCTTGCTGATACCGAAGGACATGGCTAACAGTCTAGAAACTCCTTATCAGCAGTATTTACCCAATCAAGATTGGCATCTCGACAAACTCTATGATTTTCTGCCCAGTCTGGGTATTACCGTACTGCAAAGCCTCTATAGTCGTTATGTGGTTGACCTTAATCGATCGCTGCAAGAACCGCTCTTCGGTAACTTCTGGCAATCGGTCACTGCCGAGAAGACCGCATTTAACGCTTCACTCTATCAAACCTTGCCCTCTCGAGAAGAGATTGAGCAGCGAGTTGAGCAATACTATCGGCCCTATCACCAACAGCTTCAACGCTTGCTAAACAAACAGATTGAGCAATTTGGGAATGTGTATCTGCTGGATTTACACAGTTTCTTAGGGTTGATCGAGGATGAAATCTGCTTGGGCAATGGGAATAGTAGTACCTGTTCTGAACCCTTCATCTCAATCGTTGAGACTGCCTTTTGCTCGCAAGGGTATCAAGTAGTCCGGAACAAAGTGTTTAGCGGTGGGTACATCACGCGACACTACAGTCACATGCCGCAGGTTGAGGCGTTACAGATTGAAGTTCGCTATCCGGTTTACCTGGATACAAATCAACTGGGGCATTCTTCTGTACCGGATTGGCAGGTACCCGAGTTCGATCGCGCGAAACACAAGCTTAAGGTAATTTTCGAGCAAATTGTTGATGCAGTGATAGCTGCTCAACCTCACCGTTCCCGATAA
- a CDS encoding transposase codes for MNSVDQLEAFRQSVYERLGKGRDALFDLMDAILVSRSITSFAELSLSAVFRRQWPSVYAAIRESHPPRDELLKLYAQHLPQPSRLVLAGDHTAWSRLYARTLRDRTYEHQAPPMSGSKPVTVGHGYSTLAWIPEAQGSWALPLLHERISSFESPISKAAGQLKAVCEQLQGRPLSLWDAEYGCAPFILQTAAIACDKLMRVRSNRVLYKAPPAYAGKGRPRKHGDKFKLNDEQTWGQADQCRDVESERLGPLRLQLWHHLHFSRSAAHPMHLIRVERRAEGRVHPPLWLVWVGQSLPDLNELWQYYLRRFAIDHWYRFVKQRLHWSLPRFATPEQGQTWSDLMPLLTWQLWLARPWLCQTPLPWQKLSPLPSPGRVADSFAPLLARIGSPAPNPKPRGKSPGWLPGRTRTRRIRYPIVKKGFKRPKKMPIPSA; via the coding sequence ATGAATAGTGTGGATCAGCTTGAGGCATTTCGCCAGTCAGTATATGAGCGCTTGGGGAAGGGACGAGACGCTCTCTTCGACCTGATGGATGCCATCCTGGTGAGTCGAAGTATTACTTCGTTTGCTGAACTCTCATTATCCGCAGTCTTTCGCCGCCAATGGCCGAGTGTGTATGCAGCGATTAGAGAGAGTCACCCCCCTCGCGATGAGCTACTCAAGTTATACGCCCAGCATCTGCCTCAACCCTCACGCCTAGTCCTAGCAGGCGACCACACAGCTTGGAGCAGACTCTACGCCAGAACATTGCGAGACCGCACTTATGAACATCAAGCACCACCCATGAGCGGCAGCAAACCTGTGACCGTAGGACATGGGTATAGTACCTTAGCCTGGATTCCAGAAGCCCAAGGCAGCTGGGCCTTACCCTTATTACATGAACGCATTAGCAGCTTTGAGAGTCCGATAAGCAAAGCAGCAGGGCAACTCAAAGCCGTGTGTGAACAGCTCCAGGGTCGTCCCCTCAGCCTGTGGGATGCTGAGTATGGCTGTGCCCCCTTCATTCTGCAAACTGCTGCCATTGCCTGTGACAAGCTGATGAGAGTGCGTTCCAACCGCGTGCTGTACAAGGCTCCTCCTGCTTATGCAGGCAAAGGGCGACCCCGGAAGCACGGTGATAAATTCAAGCTCAACGATGAGCAAACTTGGGGGCAAGCCGACCAATGCCGAGACGTCGAGTCGGAGCGCCTCGGACCCCTGCGGTTGCAACTGTGGCACCACCTGCATTTCTCTCGCTCAGCCGCTCACCCCATGCATTTGATTCGAGTGGAACGACGAGCTGAGGGCCGAGTTCACCCACCTTTGTGGTTGGTTTGGGTCGGGCAGAGTCTCCCTGATTTGAATGAACTCTGGCAGTATTATCTGCGTCGCTTTGCCATTGATCATTGGTATCGCTTTGTCAAACAACGCTTGCACTGGTCGTTACCCCGCTTTGCCACTCCAGAACAAGGTCAAACCTGGAGCGACCTGATGCCGCTTCTCACCTGGCAACTGTGGTTAGCCCGTCCCTGGCTCTGCCAGACTCCTTTGCCTTGGCAGAAACTCTCGCCTCTGCCCTCCCCCGGTCGAGTGGCTGATAGTTTCGCCCCCCTTTTAGCCCGAATTGGTTCTCCGGCTCCCAATCCCAAACCTCGGGGAAAGTCACCAGGGTGGCTACCTGGTCGGACTCGGACTCGACGGATACGCTATCCCATCGTCAAAAAAGGTTTCAAACGACCTAAAAAGATGCCCATTCCATCTGCTTAA
- a CDS encoding ISL3 family transposase, translated as MEFLQALLPSTSLLRLESYAIESGNCLLLNLSSTQTIVPCPLCGGLTHRIHSHYERTLADLPCAHFRLRLILQVCKFFCPNSECRRRIFTERLPEVAAPWARKTVRLIQRLQSIGLALGGAAGARLGDCLGYAVCGSTLLNQLQRLSLPNFTTPKVLGVDDFAFRKGHNYGTILVNLETHQPIALLADRKAESLVEWLQAHPGIEVLSRDRSKTYKSAMTAGAPDAIQVADRFHLVKNLSETLEQAFGSYRSELKAAEQSQHQATVADALEETVLAVPQPTATEKSQQQIRQNQQRKIEHQRTIKSLRAQGWSRATIAQTLGVSLKTVQRYRRLPDFPEIPSRRPTFGRSLLDPYKPQLLNWWNSGIREPSILMRLLKPCGFEGSLRTLQRYISGLCKAQGLPSVRIKVAQALPKVVDPQSPPFTPRQAAYLVVLNRENRQAEETDLLERVRQQHPDLRLLVELADEFLQLLRQRRADAFDDWLLKAASCALKPWQTFAKGLFDDYAAVKASLMAEFSNGPVEGLNHKLKLLKRQMYGRAGLELLAKRFIMAA; from the coding sequence ATGGAATTCCTTCAAGCTCTGTTGCCCAGTACCAGTCTGCTACGTTTGGAAAGCTACGCCATTGAGTCAGGCAATTGCCTCTTGCTGAATCTTTCCTCTACACAAACGATAGTCCCCTGTCCGCTCTGCGGTGGGCTGACTCACCGTATCCATAGCCACTATGAGCGGACGCTAGCTGACCTACCCTGCGCCCATTTCAGGCTGAGACTGATTCTTCAAGTATGTAAGTTTTTCTGCCCAAACTCTGAGTGTCGCCGCCGCATCTTCACAGAGCGATTGCCTGAAGTGGCTGCCCCTTGGGCGAGAAAGACGGTGCGATTGATACAGCGCTTGCAGTCAATTGGCTTAGCGCTGGGGGGTGCCGCAGGGGCTCGATTAGGCGATTGCCTGGGTTATGCTGTCTGCGGCAGTACCCTGCTGAACCAGCTTCAGCGACTTTCGCTGCCGAACTTTACCACCCCTAAGGTATTGGGCGTCGATGACTTTGCTTTCCGCAAAGGCCACAATTACGGCACTATCTTGGTTAACCTGGAAACGCATCAACCGATTGCCTTACTGGCAGACCGTAAGGCAGAAAGCTTGGTCGAATGGCTACAGGCCCACCCTGGTATAGAAGTGCTCTCACGCGACCGCTCCAAAACCTACAAAAGTGCGATGACCGCAGGCGCACCGGATGCCATACAAGTTGCAGATCGCTTTCACTTGGTCAAGAACTTGAGTGAAACCTTAGAGCAAGCTTTTGGTAGCTACCGCAGTGAGCTAAAAGCGGCTGAACAATCGCAGCATCAAGCCACCGTTGCAGACGCTCTTGAAGAAACCGTTTTAGCTGTCCCACAGCCAACCGCTACGGAGAAGTCGCAGCAACAAATCCGACAGAACCAACAACGAAAAATAGAACACCAGAGGACGATCAAATCCTTGCGAGCCCAGGGATGGTCTCGAGCCACGATTGCTCAGACGTTAGGCGTTAGCCTCAAGACCGTTCAACGCTACAGGCGCTTGCCAGATTTTCCAGAGATACCCTCTCGCCGGCCCACGTTCGGGCGCAGTCTACTCGATCCCTACAAGCCACAGCTTTTGAACTGGTGGAACTCGGGGATTAGAGAGCCTAGTATCCTGATGAGATTGCTCAAACCCTGCGGCTTTGAAGGCTCTCTTCGGACCCTACAACGCTACATTAGTGGACTGTGCAAAGCACAGGGTCTACCATCCGTAAGGATTAAAGTTGCTCAGGCGTTGCCCAAAGTCGTGGACCCGCAGTCGCCACCCTTCACCCCGCGTCAAGCCGCCTACTTGGTCGTACTCAATCGAGAGAATCGTCAGGCAGAAGAGACTGATCTACTAGAGCGCGTTAGGCAGCAGCATCCCGACTTGAGGCTGCTGGTTGAGTTAGCCGATGAGTTCTTGCAACTGTTAAGACAACGGCGGGCAGACGCATTCGATGACTGGCTGCTAAAAGCAGCAAGCTGCGCTCTCAAACCTTGGCAAACGTTTGCCAAAGGGTTATTTGATGACTATGCTGCGGTCAAAGCGAGCCTCATGGCAGAGTTTAGCAACGGCCCTGTCGAAGGCTTGAACCACAAGTTGAAGCTGCTGAAGCGACAGATGTACGGCAGGGCTGGGTTAGAGCTACTTGCCAAGCGCTTCATTATGGCTGCATAA